A stretch of the Tardiphaga sp. 709 genome encodes the following:
- a CDS encoding MBL fold metallo-hydrolase yields MNRTTLAAVFTLLALAPALAQQAPTPPAAPPPPDFSKVEIKTTDLGDGVYMLEGQGGNMTLATAKSGAILVDSQFAPLHDKIKAAIAAVTPQPVKYLVNTHFHGDHTGGNEAFANEGATIVANVKVRTRLKKGTTNFLTGAQNPPAPKAALPTNTYTHQLKLSLPGRIAELRHPDNAHTDGDTYVYFKSANVIATGDTFSNGRYPNIDLLNGGNIKGMIAATDAYLKLANDNTKIVPGHGPLANKAALVDYRTMLVTARDRMAKLIKEGKTEDEVLAAKPFADLDAKWAPNETASKNFIRAVYGSLAKKPWIRPWSKPWGKKS; encoded by the coding sequence ATGAATCGGACGACACTGGCCGCGGTTTTCACCCTTCTGGCGCTGGCGCCTGCGCTCGCACAGCAGGCGCCCACACCGCCGGCAGCACCGCCGCCGCCCGACTTCTCAAAAGTCGAGATCAAGACCACGGACCTCGGTGACGGCGTCTACATGCTCGAAGGCCAGGGCGGCAACATGACGCTGGCCACGGCCAAATCGGGCGCCATCCTCGTCGACAGCCAGTTTGCCCCGCTGCATGACAAGATCAAGGCCGCCATCGCCGCGGTGACACCGCAGCCGGTCAAGTATCTCGTCAACACGCATTTCCACGGCGACCACACCGGCGGCAATGAGGCCTTTGCCAACGAAGGCGCGACCATCGTCGCCAACGTCAAGGTCAGAACCCGCCTGAAAAAGGGCACCACGAATTTCCTGACCGGCGCGCAGAATCCGCCTGCGCCGAAGGCGGCGCTGCCGACCAACACCTACACGCATCAGCTTAAACTCAGTCTGCCCGGCCGCATCGCCGAACTGCGCCATCCCGACAACGCGCATACCGACGGCGACACCTATGTCTACTTCAAGAGCGCCAATGTCATTGCGACCGGTGATACATTCAGCAATGGCCGCTATCCCAATATCGATCTCCTCAACGGCGGCAATATCAAGGGCATGATCGCAGCGACAGACGCCTATCTGAAACTGGCGAATGACAACACTAAGATCGTTCCCGGCCACGGTCCGCTCGCGAACAAGGCTGCGCTGGTCGACTATCGCACCATGCTGGTGACGGCGCGCGATCGCATGGCGAAGCTGATCAAGGAAGGCAAGACCGAGGACGAGGTTCTGGCGGCCAAGCCATTCGCCGATCTCGACGCCAAATGGGCGCCGAACGAAACCGCCAGCAAGAATTTCATTCGCGCTGTCTACGGATCACTGGCAAAGAAGCCGTGGATCAGGCCCTGGTCTAAACCTTGGGGAAAGAAGTCATGA
- a CDS encoding SDR family NAD(P)-dependent oxidoreductase: protein MEIPHYETALIVGVGEGISASLARLLSKHGIRVALAARNPGKLDALCQETGAKAFACDATQAEDVARLFADVERQIGAPDIVVYNASQRARGPFIELAPPDVAQAIAVSAFGGFLVAQQALQRMLPNKHGAILFTGASASIKGFAQSAPFAMGKFALRGMAQSLAREFAPQGIHIAHFVIDGGIRSSVRVEPADRPDSMLDPDAIAMNYWNVLQQPRSAWSSELEIRPWVEKF from the coding sequence ATGGAAATTCCGCATTACGAAACCGCTTTGATCGTCGGCGTCGGTGAGGGTATCAGCGCATCGCTGGCGAGGCTGCTGTCCAAACATGGCATCCGCGTCGCACTCGCCGCCCGCAATCCTGGCAAGCTGGATGCGCTGTGCCAGGAGACCGGCGCCAAGGCCTTTGCCTGCGACGCGACCCAGGCCGAAGATGTGGCCAGACTGTTTGCAGATGTCGAACGCCAGATCGGCGCGCCGGATATCGTTGTCTACAACGCCAGCCAGCGCGCCCGCGGGCCTTTCATCGAGCTCGCACCTCCCGATGTTGCACAAGCCATCGCAGTTAGCGCCTTCGGCGGATTTCTGGTCGCGCAACAGGCATTGCAGCGCATGTTGCCCAACAAGCACGGCGCCATCCTGTTCACTGGTGCCTCCGCGAGTATCAAGGGCTTTGCGCAATCGGCTCCCTTCGCCATGGGCAAGTTCGCTTTGCGTGGCATGGCCCAGTCGTTGGCCCGCGAATTCGCGCCGCAGGGCATTCACATCGCCCACTTTGTCATCGATGGCGGTATTCGCAGTTCAGTCCGCGTTGAGCCAGCGGACAGGCCGGACTCGATGCTCGACCCCGATGCCATCGCCATGAATTACTGGAACGTGCTACAGCAGCCCCGCAGTGCATGGAGTTCGGAGCTCGAAATCCGTCCATGGGTCGAGAAATTCTGA
- a CDS encoding DUF1127 domain-containing protein: MSTCTHESMTNYHAPLSLGAIAETLHVWRERAKQRRELAQWSERDIHDAGFSVNDVMAEAGKPFWQA; encoded by the coding sequence ATGTCTACTTGCACCCATGAATCGATGACAAATTATCATGCCCCGCTGAGCCTCGGAGCGATCGCTGAGACCCTTCACGTCTGGCGTGAGCGCGCCAAGCAGCGGCGTGAACTGGCGCAGTGGAGCGAGCGCGACATCCACGATGCGGGTTTCTCGGTGAACGACGTGATGGCTGAGGCCGGCAAGCCCTTCTGGCAGGCGTGA
- a CDS encoding enoyl-CoA hydratase, which translates to MSEAVKVIDTGTSELLCEIRERVAVITLNRPEARNSLSDHLTPALRTMIRTCGENPDVGALLITGAGTAFCSGGDVKGMGAHRKQTVLEMSFDERVADLQERQRLLTGALVAVRKPTIAALPGPAAGAGLAIAMACDIRIAAQSAFVSTGYLRVGLSGDYGIAWLLTRLVGTARARELMFTAEKVEASRAEAIGLFNRVVPDDRLQDEAFALARGMAQGPTLALRYMKDNLDEALAFDFATARDHEAERLIRTTMTADHREAVQAFIEKRKPNFSGN; encoded by the coding sequence ATGAGCGAAGCCGTAAAGGTCATCGACACCGGCACCAGTGAACTGCTGTGTGAGATCCGCGAGCGCGTGGCCGTCATCACCCTGAACCGGCCGGAAGCGCGCAACTCGCTGTCGGACCATCTGACGCCCGCATTGCGCACAATGATCCGCACCTGCGGCGAAAATCCTGATGTCGGCGCGCTACTGATTACCGGCGCCGGCACCGCCTTCTGTTCCGGCGGCGACGTGAAGGGCATGGGCGCGCATCGCAAGCAGACGGTGCTGGAGATGTCGTTCGACGAGCGTGTCGCCGATCTGCAGGAGCGCCAGCGCCTCCTGACCGGCGCCCTCGTTGCCGTGCGCAAGCCCACCATTGCCGCGCTCCCAGGCCCTGCTGCAGGTGCGGGCCTCGCCATCGCCATGGCCTGCGATATCCGCATCGCCGCGCAATCGGCTTTCGTCTCGACAGGCTATCTGCGCGTCGGTCTCAGCGGCGATTACGGCATCGCCTGGCTGTTGACGCGTCTCGTCGGCACAGCCCGCGCGCGCGAGCTGATGTTCACCGCCGAAAAAGTGGAGGCAAGCCGCGCCGAAGCCATCGGGTTGTTCAACCGCGTGGTGCCCGACGACAGGCTGCAGGACGAGGCTTTCGCGCTGGCGCGCGGCATGGCGCAGGGGCCGACGCTGGCACTGCGCTATATGAAGGACAATCTCGACGAGGCACTGGCCTTCGATTTTGCGACGGCGCGGGACCATGAAGCCGAGCGGCTGATCCGCACGACCATGACGGCAGATCACCGCGAGGCGGTGCAAGCCTTCATCGAGAAGCGCAAGCCGAACTTCTCAGGCAACTGA
- a CDS encoding CinA family protein — protein MRDLIPLAEKIAIELIARKQTIGIAESSTGGLISAALLAVPGASAYFIGGGVIYTRDARRVLMDISDDAFRVPGMRSSSEPYAQLLATQIRTRLGCDWGLSETGATGPSGNRYGDAAGHSCMAVAGPRNEVMTLETGSSDRSGNMHSFAQTALTFLLKNLAG, from the coding sequence ATGAGAGATCTCATTCCCCTCGCCGAGAAGATCGCCATTGAGCTGATCGCACGCAAGCAGACCATCGGCATAGCCGAATCCTCCACCGGCGGTCTGATTTCTGCCGCGCTGCTCGCGGTGCCCGGCGCCTCCGCCTATTTCATCGGCGGCGGCGTGATCTATACGCGCGATGCAAGGCGCGTGTTGATGGATATTTCCGATGATGCGTTTCGGGTACCGGGCATGCGTTCGTCTTCCGAGCCCTATGCACAACTGCTGGCAACGCAGATCCGCACCCGCCTCGGCTGCGACTGGGGTCTGTCGGAGACCGGCGCCACCGGCCCCTCCGGCAATCGCTACGGCGACGCCGCCGGCCATAGCTGCATGGCCGTCGCCGGCCCGCGGAACGAGGTCATGACGCTGGAGACCGGCAGCAGCGACCGGTCCGGCAACATGCACAGTTTCGCGCAGACGGCGCTGACGTTCCTGCTGAAGAATTTGGCGGGGTAG
- a CDS encoding transcriptional regulator GcvA yields MSTRLPSLNGLRAFEAAARHLSFTNAASELNVTQTAISHQIKRLEEELGLKLFIRQNRALALTPQGHDYLPSVRAAFNDLRLATDRLKRRDNDHVLTVSTLASMASKWLLPRISMFQKAHPDIDVRITTSTSMVDFKSGDVDAAIRYGRGQWPGLRADWLTADHLFPVCSPALLTGKKALRQPQDLAGYTLLHSSGGYDDDWRLWLTAAGLPANISKQPDLTFDMIFMTLQAAIDGLGVAIGRTTYVEGDLAKGRLVMPFDISLPADAGFYLVSPEASSDSRKLKAFREWLLSQVPPERDRPGR; encoded by the coding sequence ATGAGCACCCGGTTGCCGTCACTCAACGGGCTGCGCGCCTTCGAAGCCGCCGCGCGCCATCTGAGCTTCACCAATGCGGCAAGCGAGCTGAACGTCACGCAGACCGCGATCAGCCATCAGATCAAGCGACTGGAAGAGGAGCTCGGTCTCAAACTGTTCATTCGGCAAAACCGTGCGCTCGCACTCACCCCGCAAGGACACGACTATCTGCCGAGCGTACGCGCGGCCTTCAACGATCTGCGTCTTGCTACGGACCGACTCAAGCGCCGTGACAACGACCACGTGCTGACCGTGAGCACGCTTGCGTCGATGGCGTCGAAATGGCTCCTGCCGCGCATCTCGATGTTCCAGAAAGCCCATCCCGATATCGATGTACGTATCACGACGTCGACCAGCATGGTCGATTTCAAGAGCGGCGATGTCGATGCCGCGATCCGCTACGGCCGCGGCCAATGGCCGGGCTTGCGCGCGGACTGGCTCACCGCCGATCATCTGTTTCCGGTGTGCAGCCCCGCGCTCCTGACCGGCAAAAAGGCGCTGCGACAGCCGCAGGACCTTGCCGGCTATACACTATTGCATTCGAGCGGCGGCTACGACGATGACTGGCGGCTCTGGCTCACCGCCGCCGGACTGCCGGCCAATATTTCGAAGCAACCGGACCTGACCTTCGACATGATTTTCATGACGCTGCAGGCCGCTATCGATGGCCTCGGCGTCGCGATCGGCCGCACCACCTATGTGGAGGGCGATCTGGCCAAGGGCCGGCTGGTGATGCCGTTCGACATTAGCCTGCCCGCCGATGCCGGCTTCTATCTGGTGTCGCCCGAAGCCTCTTCGGACTCGCGGAAGCTGAAGGCTTTTCGTGAGTGGCTGCTCTCGCAGGTCCCGCCGGAGCGTGACCGTCCTGGCCGCTGA
- a CDS encoding oxidoreductase: MRVWFITGASRGFGALIAAEALAQGDAVVATARDPSAVTARLGAHERLLATRLDVTNEAQAHEAAAEAVKKFGRIDVLVNNAGYGLLGAIEEASAKEVERLYATNVFGLLGVTRAVLPHMRRQGSGHIMNVSSVGGYAGFPGWGVYGSTKFAVEGISEALAAEVAPLGIHVTVVEPGFFRTDFLDDNSLVRTALEIGDYHATVGKTRGHAADANHAQPGDPSKLAKAFMQLAAAKTPPVRLPLGSDTVARIESKHAFVEKELAAWREVATSTDFTKQTA, encoded by the coding sequence ATGCGTGTCTGGTTCATCACAGGAGCATCCCGCGGTTTCGGCGCCCTCATCGCGGCAGAAGCGTTGGCCCAGGGCGACGCCGTCGTTGCAACGGCCCGCGATCCCAGCGCCGTCACCGCACGCCTCGGTGCCCATGAACGCCTGCTGGCCACGCGGCTCGATGTCACCAACGAAGCCCAGGCTCATGAAGCTGCGGCTGAAGCCGTCAAAAAATTCGGTCGCATCGATGTGCTGGTCAACAATGCCGGCTATGGCCTGCTCGGCGCGATCGAGGAAGCCAGCGCCAAGGAAGTCGAACGTCTCTATGCCACCAATGTATTCGGCCTGCTCGGCGTCACCCGTGCCGTGCTGCCGCATATGCGCCGGCAGGGCTCAGGTCACATCATGAACGTGTCATCAGTCGGCGGATATGCCGGCTTCCCCGGCTGGGGCGTCTATGGTTCTACCAAATTCGCCGTGGAGGGCATCAGCGAAGCGCTGGCCGCCGAAGTCGCGCCGCTCGGCATCCATGTGACGGTGGTCGAGCCCGGCTTCTTTCGCACCGACTTTCTGGATGATAACTCGCTGGTGCGCACCGCGCTCGAGATCGGCGACTATCACGCAACCGTCGGCAAGACTCGCGGCCATGCCGCCGACGCCAATCATGCGCAGCCCGGCGATCCCAGCAAGCTGGCAAAGGCCTTCATGCAGCTCGCGGCTGCCAAGACCCCTCCGGTCCGCTTGCCGCTCGGCAGCGACACGGTTGCGCGGATCGAGAGCAAGCATGCTTTTGTCGAGAAGGAACTGGCAGCGTGGCGCGAGGTAGCTACGTCAACCGACTTTACCAAACAGACAGCTTGA
- a CDS encoding GNAT family N-acetyltransferase → MKHLNLDDLGQYSDVLLLRSGTAVTVRFVEVADAEALQGYFRGLSTRSRYNRFMGAASELPAGQLQKFIHVGEADSFSVVATISRDGAETIVGEARYAFDELTSRFEMGLSVADSMQGQGVGAALLSNLECRAAALDADFLFGDTLRSNEAMLALARKAGFTFAPTPGDWKQMRFEKQIDTTPARTSCATWRLAAQSLQPTLA, encoded by the coding sequence ATGAAACATCTCAACCTCGATGATCTCGGCCAGTATTCAGACGTGCTGTTGCTGCGTAGCGGAACAGCCGTCACGGTGCGCTTTGTCGAGGTTGCAGATGCCGAAGCGTTGCAGGGCTATTTTCGCGGCCTGTCGACGCGTTCGCGCTACAATCGCTTCATGGGTGCCGCCAGTGAATTGCCGGCCGGGCAGCTGCAGAAGTTCATCCATGTCGGCGAGGCCGACAGCTTTTCGGTCGTCGCAACGATCTCGCGCGATGGTGCGGAGACGATTGTCGGGGAAGCCCGCTATGCGTTCGATGAACTGACATCCCGTTTCGAGATGGGACTGTCTGTTGCCGACTCCATGCAAGGGCAGGGCGTCGGCGCGGCGCTCCTGTCCAATCTGGAGTGTCGCGCTGCGGCGTTGGACGCCGATTTTCTGTTTGGCGACACATTGCGCTCCAATGAGGCGATGCTCGCGCTGGCGCGCAAGGCCGGCTTCACATTCGCGCCGACACCGGGCGATTGGAAGCAGATGCGGTTCGAGAAGCAGATCGATACGACGCCGGCCCGAACATCTTGCGCAACATGGCGCCTTGCAGCGCAGTCGCTGCAGCCGACACTTGCCTGA
- a CDS encoding LysR family transcriptional regulator — MSLIGPADLATFLAIARHRSFRNAAVELGVSASALSHALRGIEERLDIRLVNRTTRSVALTEAGERLFARVSPAFQDIDDALEDLNHFRGKPAGTLRFNAARQSAQLVLLPIVTRFLKAYPEINVEIAVNDGLVDMVSAGFDAGIRFGETVAADMIAVPIGPRQRSAVVASPGFFKQHRPPQTPHELKDLPCIRYRFWGGALYRWEFERGGIEVEINVTGALTLNDQDLMVDAALDGAGLAYVFEGQVEELIAKRKLVRVLADWCPAYPGFFMYYPSRRQLPAALRAFIDFAKTPAPAKSKT; from the coding sequence ATGAGCCTGATCGGCCCGGCCGACCTTGCCACCTTTCTGGCGATTGCCCGGCATCGCAGCTTTCGCAATGCCGCCGTCGAACTTGGCGTATCTGCTTCGGCATTGAGCCATGCCTTGCGCGGCATCGAGGAGCGGCTGGATATCCGGCTGGTCAATCGCACCACCCGCAGTGTCGCGCTGACCGAGGCCGGGGAGCGGCTGTTTGCGCGGGTTAGCCCGGCATTCCAGGACATCGATGACGCGCTGGAAGATCTCAATCATTTTCGTGGCAAGCCGGCGGGGACGTTGCGCTTCAATGCCGCCCGGCAATCCGCGCAGCTCGTGCTGCTGCCGATCGTCACGCGATTCCTGAAAGCCTATCCGGAGATCAATGTCGAGATTGCCGTGAATGACGGTCTTGTCGACATGGTCTCTGCCGGCTTCGATGCGGGTATCCGCTTCGGCGAAACTGTCGCAGCGGACATGATTGCCGTGCCTATCGGTCCGCGGCAGCGATCGGCCGTCGTTGCGTCACCCGGCTTCTTCAAGCAGCACAGGCCGCCGCAGACGCCACACGAGCTGAAGGATCTGCCCTGCATCCGCTATCGATTCTGGGGCGGTGCGCTTTATCGCTGGGAATTCGAGCGCGGCGGCATCGAGGTCGAGATCAACGTCACGGGCGCGCTCACCTTGAACGATCAGGACCTGATGGTGGACGCTGCGCTGGACGGAGCCGGGCTGGCTTACGTGTTCGAAGGACAGGTCGAGGAGTTGATCGCCAAGCGCAAGCTGGTGCGCGTGCTCGCCGACTGGTGCCCGGCCTATCCCGGCTTCTTCATGTATTATCCAAGCCGGCGACAACTGCCGGCGGCATTACGCGCCTTCATCGATTTTGCCAAAACGCCCGCTCCTGCAAAGTCGAAGACCTAG